The following DNA comes from Cyanobacteriota bacterium.
TGACTCGTAGGTTAGTGCTGTCTGGTAAGGGTGTGATCGCCTCGACTAAAGGATGGTTGCGTAGCTCTGCAATCAAGGCTTCTACATCTCCAAGGGTGCCCACGATAATTTGTTGGCGGCTGAGGCGTTGGTATAGATCCTTAAGGGGTGCACTCTCCACTAAAAATCCCAATTCCATAATGCCTACGGAAGTGCAGAGTTCTGCTAAGTCACTGAGCACGTGGGATGAAATCAGGATGGTCATGCCAGCTTCTTGAAGCGTTTTGATGATTTCTCGAAACTGCATCCGAGCGATCGGATCCAATCCAGACACTGGCTCATCCAACAACAGCAGAATTGGCTCGTGGATAATGGTACGTGCCAAGCTCAAGCGCTGCTTCATCCCCCTAGATAGGGTAGAGATTTGGCTGTTGCGTTTACTGGTCAATTGCACGAGTTCTAGCACATCATGCAGGCGTTCCCGACGGCGAGGATTGCGTAGACGATAGAGGCGAGCAAAGTAGTCTAAATAGTCCCAAACGGTGAGGTCATCATAAAGCGGAAAGTCATCGGGCAGGTAACCCAGATGACGCTTCAAGTTGGGATTACTGTGATCTCGACGCAGCCGTTCTCCAGCAATGTAAATTTCGCCTGTAGTCGGCTCTTCAGCAGCGGCTAACATGCGGATGAGGGTGGTCTTACCAGCACCATTGGGGCCAATTAATCCATAGACTTCACCGGTTTTTACCTCTAGATCAACGTCGTTAACAGCGGTCTGGCGATCGAACTGCTTGGTCAAGTTGTGGGTGCGAATTGCAAAGTCAGTCGTCATCATGGGTATGCTCTGGAGAGTGAATTAGTCATGAATATGCACAAGGTGGAACTGCCCCATTCACCGTTTGTGGAACACCAATGAACAGACTTGATTTCCTTCTCTCTACACCAGCCATCCGCAAAATTCCTGACATTAGTTTAGTCTAGGCTGTTCAGCTCAGAGCCAGTGTTCTTTACAGGTCAATTTCACGATCGTCCTCAAAATTAGGCATCATATTAAATATGTATAAGGAAATATGTCTTAACAAATTTGTTTGTACGGGTTGGTCACATCAGTCGTGAGAGGGGTGCAACTTTGAAAGTTCTGACAACACTTGAACCCCAGACCCGTCAAGATTTGCTGGTGTTATTCATGGCTGGACTATTGTTTTGGACAAGTCTGGCTCTGTTATTGCCTGTGCTGCCGCTGTTTGTCAGTGATTTAGGCGGCACTGAACAGCAAGTAGGGTTTGTGATGGGGGCCTTCGCCGTTGGTCTAGTTATGTCGCGTCGATGGATAGGGCGTTGGACAGATCAATATGGCCGCAAGCTAGTAATGCTGATTGGTTTAGGAGTGGTAGCGATCGCACCCTTGGGATACTTGGTTCTTTACAACATCCCCAGCCACATCTTGCCTCACATCCCCGCCATGATTGGGATTCGTGCTTTCCATGGCATTAGCATCGCTGCTTTTACCACAGCCTATAGCGCTTTGATTGTGGATATTTCGCCGGTGGACAAGCGGGGTGAACTCCTGGGTTAT
Coding sequences within:
- a CDS encoding ABC transporter ATP-binding protein, translating into MTTDFAIRTHNLTKQFDRQTAVNDVDLEVKTGEVYGLIGPNGAGKTTLIRMLAAAEEPTTGEIYIAGERLRRDHSNPNLKRHLGYLPDDFPLYDDLTVWDYLDYFARLYRLRNPRRRERLHDVLELVQLTSKRNSQISTLSRGMKQRLSLARTIIHEPILLLLDEPVSGLDPIARMQFREIIKTLQEAGMTILISSHVLSDLAELCTSVGIMELGFLVESAPLKDLYQRLSRQQIIVGTLGDVEALIAELRNHPLVEAITPLPDSTNLRV
- a CDS encoding MFS transporter; this translates as MKVLTTLEPQTRQDLLVLFMAGLLFWTSLALLLPVLPLFVSDLGGTEQQVGFVMGAFAVGLVMSRRWIGRWTDQYGRKLVMLIGLGVVAIAPLGYLVLYNIPSHILPHIPAMIGIRAFHGISIAAFTTAYSALIVDISPVDKRGELLGY